One part of the Melitaea cinxia chromosome 8, ilMelCinx1.1, whole genome shotgun sequence genome encodes these proteins:
- the LOC123656037 gene encoding uncharacterized protein LOC123656037, producing the protein MKKGEYTVTGLELLELRVPTHVPLGTRPSLSCRWRLNPTDILYSVKWYKDGKEFFRHVPRDVEPRRKFLLPGVDVEESSPNASNVTLYPAVLETGGRYRCEVSGERPLFPTVSDYADMIIVALPSEGPVISGSRVRYQLGDRVQVNCTSGRSRPATQLAWYVNGEPAPPAVVRGPEHFRHEDGLETTTLSLDFKVKPKHFKKGDLKLKCLATIATVYWRSNEESVQGERLKGHSRSREALEGASRADRVRAGADARAPGALAPLAALLALAGMRAV; encoded by the exons atgaaaaaaggaG AGTACACCGTGACAGGGTTGGAACTGCTCGAGCTCCGGGTGCCGACACACGTTCCGCTGGGCACGCGGCCGTCACTGTCGTGTCGCTGGCGACTGAACCCCACAGATATCCTGTACTCCGTCAAGTGGTACAAGGATGGAAAGGAGTTCTTCAGGCACGTGCCGAGAGATGTCGAACCGAGGAGAAAATTTTTACTTCCCGGAGTCGATGTAgag gaATCCTCTCCTAATGCGTCCAACGTGACGCTGTACCCGGCGGTGCTGGAGACGGGCGGACGCTATCGTTGCGAGGTGTCCGGGGAGAGACCGCTTTTCCCGACCGTCTCCGACTACGCGGATATGATTATTGTCG CTCTACCGTCCGAGGGTCCGGTAATATCGGGGTCCCGCGTGCGCTACCAGCTCGGCGATCGCGTGCAGGTGAACTGCACGTCGGGGCGCTCGCGGCCTGCCACCCAGCTAGCGTGGTACGTCAACGGTGAGCCCGCGCCGCCGGCCGTCGTGCGGGGGCCCGAGCACTTCCGTCACGAGGACGGACTGGAGACCACGACGCTCTCCCTGGACTTTAAGGTTAAGCCGAAGCACTTTAAAAAGGGCGATTTAAAATTGAAG TGTCTCGCCACCATCGCGACGGTGTACTGGCGCAGCAACGAGGAGAGCGTGCAGGGCGAGCGGCTGAAGGGCCACTCGCGCTCGCGGGAGGCGCTGGAGGGCGCGTCGCGCGCCGACCGCGTACGGGCGGGAGCGGACGCGCGCGCGCCGGGCGCGCTGGCGCCGCtcgccgcgctgctggcgctgGCGGGGATGCGTGCCGTGTGA